caactaaaatatacaactatgggggcTGTcccggtgatgcagtggttaagtgcacacgttccgcttcggcatcCTGGGGTTAGCCTGTTcccatcctgggtgcagatatggcaccgcttggcaagctgtgctgtggcaggcatcccacatattaagtggaggaagatgggcatggatgttggctcagggccagtcttcctcagcaaaaagaggaggattggcagcagatgttagctcagggctaatcttcctaaaataaattaaataaataaataaataaataaaatatacaactatgtactgggaggatttgtggagaaaaagcggaaagaaaaaaaaaagattggcaacagttattaggtgccaatctttaaaaaaaaagaaaaagaaaaaaacccagacttCTGTTAACATTATTCCATTTCTGCAGTCACAGTTTTTCCAAGCAAGCACTAATACACGTAATTGGATTTTTGATCAAACTATTTAGTTTAGTCTCCTTTAGTTCCCAAACCAGCAAATATGAACCTCCAAATCTAGATCATTTTCATCGCCTTTCATCCAGTCTCGGAACAAAGAGCTCACAAGTCTACCTGTGGGTTATTTTAGCTTAGCTGCCATCCACACTAGAACAACACCAAAGGCAAGATGTTTACTGTCAACAAGTACGTACCATCACCAAAATCTATTTACATTGGCTGCTTCGAAAGTTAGGACTGGTTACTCTAGTCCACCAATTCAGTTAGTCCAACAAACAGttcttgagcatctactatgggccaggcactgtgctggctcTGGGAATATTAAGATGATTaagacatagtccctgccctcaaggataAACAGGATAGTGGAGGCTAtccatatacacatacacaatacTTATATAGAGAGAATAAGATTCCAAGTGACACGTGGAAGAATAGAAGTATTGAGGGAGCTCTAGCAGAGCAGGTCTGATATGAGACGGGGCACAGGACATCAGGGAAACTTTTGTAGGTGAGGTGTGGCCTGAAGTCATCCTAAAAGACAAGTGAAGTGTTTGCCAAGTGGAGGGGTAGGGCATGCGTGTGGGGGTagagcaggggtggggaagggcggCACAGctgagcagaaggaaggacaaGCTGTTTAGGGTTTAATGCTGTAAAGAGCAAGATAGGGCAGGGCAGAGCTcagaagctttcttttttttcttttttaaagattggcacctgagctaacaattgttgccaatcttctttttttttttctctttctgctttttctccccaaatccccccagtacatagttgtttattttagttgtgcgtccttctagttgtgtcatgtgggatgccgcctcaacgtgcgtggcctgatgagtggtgccatgtccacgcccaggatccgaaccagtgaaaccctgggctgccataacggagcgtgcgaacttaaccactccgccccGGGGGTCGGCCTCTTAGAAGGCTTCTTAATCATATCAGGGAGCTTGAATGATGTCTTGTAGGAGGAGAGCCTTTGATTAATATTAAATAGCAGAAAGGTtatcaaatttataatttttaaataatctaacCAATTTGTCAGGCATGAATTTTGTGTGGGGGCCAAGAATGTGGATGGGGAAACTGTTGCAGTGGGCCAGGTGACAGATGAGGAGGATGTGAATCAGGGCTGTGCTGGAGGTGATGGAATCAAAAAATAATTGGGACATCAAATTAGCAGAAGCTGGTGATTGGGTGTGGGATGAGGGAGACGCAGGCCTTCATAGCTGGTGGCGCCAGCAAGCAAGATGGAAAATGCAAAGAGCCTATCTGTTTAGGGGACGTAGGGGGTGGACTGCAGAGGTGGAAAGAGGGTGTGTTCAGTTTTTGGTGTGTTGAGCAGAAGGTACCCATGAGACATTCAAGTGGAAATGCCTACTTGGAAGTTCCGGGGAAGAAGCTAAGATTGAGAAGTCATTGGCATATGAGTGGAAACTAAATGGGTGAACACATGAAATTGCCCAGGCAGAGTGTGAAGACAAGCGAGCCAGTGACAGACCCAGTGAAAAACCCACAGTAAAGGGAGCAGGTGGAGGTAGCCCATGGGGACTTTAGTTGGACACTAAAAGCAAAACAACATGGTCATATATTGTCCTTCCATGATGGAATTAACGATTCTTAGACTATGTCTTTGATCTTTGTACTTCTAAAGATCATTTAAATCTACTCTGTTTTGCGACATCCCTTgaccagaaaaataatttctgccTAGAACTATTAACCAAACTCTTAAAGATTTAACTTCTGTCCTCTGAAGTCCTAAAGATAAACTTCCAAAGTTTGAAGGGAGCTAATGTGACCCAACTTGGCTCTGTCTTATTGGCTTAAACATCCTCAGTTCCTTCAACAGTTCCCCATATGACAATTTTCAGCCTTCATCCCTGGCGATCTTCTCCTGCGCACACTGCAATTTGTCATTTTGCCCACAAGCGTGGCAGGTCACCCTCTGGCAGTATTCTAACTTGTGCACAGTACGCTACAAGGATTAGCTTCCttattttggaaactatttcCAGTAATGCAGCCTGAAGTTAAGCTTATGGCAGCCACATCACACTATTATCTATCTGAGCATACAGTTAACTCCGGTGCACTGCcctctccccaacacacacatgtaACCAGCTCTTCTTCCCCCAGCCTGTACTTCTACAGTGGTTTTTGTTCAGCCTAATTGTAGGTTTCAcatttctgctcatttttctttcactCGTATGAAAAGCTTCCTTCACGTCCCTTTTATCGTGGGGTAGGAAATGGCCAGGACACCTGACACTGAAAAAAATTGTAGACAAACATGTAGGGACCATCAGACCAGGGCGAATGTCAAGAATGGACACTTATGGAACTCTAAACCTATTGTGAATGTTTTGATCCAACTACAGGCTTCTGGCTCTAGCTTCAAACTGCAAATTTAACAGATGAACTAAAGGTGGGGCACATGGCAGCCATTGTCTTTCTGATTGGTCAGTTTTACTGTTCTTGAGTAGCCTGTTTGTTTAGAACtgtttttccattctcttctgaAGTCTCTAGATGATTAAAAGTTCATGCTTCTTTTCAGCAAAGGACAAGGCTTCAATCAACCCTGAAAGATCATCTCTAAGGCAAAGgtgaaacaaatggaaaggaaaacaacTCTCCCATGCTGAGGAAGGACGTGGCACAGAAGTCAGGCTCAAAGTCAGGTAGCATCACCATATGGTACGTCCGCCTGAAGGCCAAGGACATGAACTCATAAAGGAGCTCATCTGCTCAGTTCTGGGTTTTCTCTAATGTTGTTTTCCCCTAAAGAGCAAGGATTGCTGAGTCTACTTTGTGAAACTGAGATATAACTTGGTTCCCTATAGTTCCCACGTCCTTGAGCATCTTCCCATTTGTGCCCTATTAAGGGACAGAGGCTTCCTATTCCAGCGCAATTGCTGGAGCCAAACCACTTGAGTTTGGATATCAGCTCCACCATCCACTAGGACTGCGGCTTTCAGGAGAGTAAGCCTGTCTGTAAACTGGAGTTAACAGCATACACCTCAAGGTTGTGAGGGAAACATGAGTTAATAAATCACAATGTACTATGCATTCAGTGTTAGAGACTATTTCTTTAGCGTTTCTTGGCCCGAAATCAGTTCCGATTCAGGTATGGGTCCCACCTATTTGGTTCCCTCAGTACAGATAAACCAGGGCTGAGCGAGCTGTTAGCACACAGATGGCTAGGGACTTCTTAAGACAGTGTTAAGGTTGTAGGCAACATAGTAGAAACAATTGTTATGGCCCCAAATTTCTATTGATCGGGAAGACAAGGCAATTTCCTCCTGCATACACTTTATTCACACATGCTAAGTCTCACTAAACATATCACACTGTCAGGGAAGATGACTAAGGGGAGGTTAGGGCTATCAGGGCAATCCCTGCTTCTGGCCTTGTTTTGCACCAAGGTAAATCAACAGCCGGAGCAAGACTGGGAACAAGGAGGTAAGTCAGAGCGAGGGAGGACAGAGCAGTGTGGGGGCAGCTCGCagtgaggcaggcaggcaggcaggcagcattTCTAGCCAATCAACACTTTATTTTTCCAGTCAACACCTGCAGACATTACTGTCCACTCCCTGACCCTAGTAGGGGGTCCCACCACACTCGGAGCACCCACGGCCCAGAGAAGCGGGTCTCCTTATTCCTCCCTAAGATAGTAAGAAAGCCTCTCATCCCAACAAGGCAGAACTCCTGCTCACTGACGCAGTGCTGGTGCACGTGCTGTGGGATCCCTGCTCTTCTCCTGTATCATGAAAGGCAGGGATGAACTAGGGCAGGGTGCAGCGGAGGTTACACGGGCTACAGCGACCTAAGTGCGTAACTTTTGGCCTGACCCATCACCCCAGGTTTAGTCTGTACCTCCCAGGCAGGAGCCTCCCTAAAGCTCAGCCACAgctgtggaggaggggctggccaaGCATGGGGATTGAGCTGCTAAGGACAGGACACAGcagggaaataaagcagagaagcgtgggacaggagagaaaaatgataaaGTGCCTGAACTAAACAACCAAGTGGGACATGAGGACACAGCAGCACAGGTCCCTGAGgataggaggaaaaagaaagggataGACCATCAGGACTTGGGACATAGTGGAATGAGAATAGAGATGAGGCAGGGAGGCAAGTGCAGGCCATGGGAAGGACTTCCGTAGCCCTGTTCACATCCACTAACGCAAACGTAAAATTATTTACAAACTTAAAACCAATCCCAGGTACTGTAGCAGGCCCGGgacagcaggcaggcaggcagagggtGGACTGGCTACCCTGTGACAGCCAGCGTCCCCACATATTGCCCCTCCCAGTGTAgtagggaaagaaggaaacagtgaCAGCCCTagccaggaagccctcctgtgCCTGCAACTCCTTCCCCCAGGGCTCACGGCTCTGCCACGGCCTGAGCCTCTTGGTCTGACTGTACCAGAGACAGGGTGTCGGGCcccaggggtggagggggtggagcATCAGGGGGCTCTGGGGATGTCTCTGGCCCCAACCCCAGCTCCGCATTCAGCTGCTCCAGCTCCCCCTGATCCAGCAACTCGAAGTCCTCAGTGGTGAgtgcctcttcctcctcagggGCAGGCAGCGGCTGGGGCGAGTCCTGGGGAAGAGGTGGGAGCACTGAGGGGGAGGGGACCGGGTCACTTTCAGCAAGGCGAAGTAGGGGTGAGAGGGTGCTGGGCGGAGGGGTGAGGTCACCACCGGCTGCCTCGGGGCTCAGTGTCTCCACTGGTCCTCCAGGGGAGAGCTTCACTCCATCTGTGGGAGACCCTGCCCCATTGAAGTGCGTGTTCACAAAGTGAAGAGGGGACGAGAGCCGAAGCAAGGTTTCCTTGGCTGCcacatcttcttcctcctcctcggAGTCTAGGTCTTGCCTTGAGATGGCCTGAGGGGAGCCCAGCAGGTCTTCAGGAGGGGCCagctctgtctcctctccctcccccagctcacgGCTCAGGGCCTCCTCTGGCTCACTTGGCAGGCTCTGCTGGTCCAAATCTGTGCAGAAAACAGAGTCAGGAATAGGCCTGTTCTGAACATCCACAACAGGTCGATCAGTTCAAGGATGAGAACTCAGGATGTGGAATACTGGGCCAGGCCTCAGGTGTTATCTTTCAGGATGGGGGCAAGAACCAAAGAGCCCAGCCAGCACCCCACGACAGGAAACAAGAAGATCAAGAGGGGCTAAGGGACATACCCTCAGAGACATCAGTTAGTTGTGGAGTGGTGGCCCGGGATACAGAGAAGCCGCCACTCTCCAAAATAGAAGCCTCCTCATCAGACAGCTCGGAGTCTGTAATGGCCAAAGCCAATGCTGTTTTCTTCACATCCACCTGCAGGAAAAGCAGGACAGACACAACAGGCGAGGGGATAAGAGAACCCAGTTTCCAgaagcccccccccccgccgcctcCTGCCCCTTGAGAACCTCTAAAGCACAGAGGTTCTCCCCCCACCTTCCACTTGACACCCCATCTCCCTTGGACCTCACCACCGGGGAGAAGCCAGCCAGCTCTGCCTCGCTTTCACTCTCTGTCTCCGCCAGTGGCTCATCACCTCCAGGGGGTGCATTCTTGCCCTGCCGTTCTAGAGAAGCAAGAGTGGCAGGGCAGTGACCAAGCAGGGACTGGGGTGGGGTTGCAAACATGGGCAAAGGACTGGAGAGTATCTAAGTTCCAGCGCATTGCATGAGCCATAagcccccctcccctcaccccccattACGGGAGCCCCTTACTTTTCTTGTCGTGTTTGTGATGTAGGGCATCAGCTTCCGCCTTCATGCTGTAGTCCAGCTGCATGAGCAGGGGCTCAAGGCGAGTGTACATCCGCTGGATGAGCTCATGATACACCACCAGGGGCCACAGCAGGATACTCAGCACTAGGGGTTAGAGGGGCCACTCAGAGCTCCGTATGCCTATTTCTTAAGAACCCTCATTCAACTGGTCCCTAAATAGGGCTGAAGGAAGACGAAGTCCTTTCTGGAGGCTGTGTCAACCTCCTCCCTCCACATccactgccctcctccccaaAAAACCTCCCTAAATGGGTAACTGAGCAGAGAGAGAACTCTGCCCTCCCTTTGGTTCGGTCCAGGGAAAAGAGACAAGAACAGGGCTTTGGGAAGGGCAGGGGTTAGACCTTACTCACACACAATGTAGGAAATCATAATCCCCGGAACATAGTGTCCCAGCACAGCCAGCACAGCACAGGCAGAGCAGACGCGAGCACAGAACTGCagagaagagcaaagggtctaagaAGAACTGTGGGCTGAAGTATGCAGCCCACTCGGCTGGGTACGCCCTCCAGGAATGCAATGCCCAGTCTAGGCAAGAGAATGCTCAAGACCACCAGTTCAGGAAGTCTACAGCTGACACTGCCAAAAACCTATAATTCACACTAGTCTGCCTTATCAGGAAACAGTGTAACAACATCAGAAGCTTATGCCCTGAGGTGAGCCTGCCTTCTGTCCCAGGCTACTAGCTATCAATGTGGCCTCAAGACAGCAGTAGGCCTTTTCCTTCGCTGTCTCCAACAAGGGAGTTCACACCACTGGCCCCACCCCCGACCTCTACTCCCCACAGTGCAGGAACTGTTGCACGACTCGGGGGAGGTTACCTGAGCCGGATTCTGCCTCTTGTACTGCAGCAGCTCCTGCAGGTGAATCTGGAAGGTGAGCCAGCTCTCAGCCAGGTATCTGCACAACTCGGGCACACTCAGCAGGTGCGGCCGGGCGCCTGACCCCGCACCCTCACTGGGGAGACATGACATGACCCCTGGAGGCCTCAGACACCAGCTTCCTAGGCATTCAAATCCCTCTTGAGAATGCCAATGAGATCTGCAGTCTAAGGAAGTGGACAACCCCACCTCCCAAAGGGAGGCTGTCCTGGTGCTGGGATGCAAAGCCCAGAGCTCCCAACCCTCTGCCCGCAAAGGAGCAGGCACACAGACACCTACACGGAACGTAGGACCAAGCTTGGCACCAGCCCACTCATACGCTGGAGTCTGTGCCTGCAGAAGCTGCAATGCTGCCCTGTACCGCGGTGACATCAGCACCAAAGCGAGACAGGGTTTGGGCATTAGTCTTCAAGAGGTGGCCTGCACTCACCTGTCAGAGTGTGGCTCCTCTGGGGTTGATGCTATAGAAAGAGAAGGGGTACACGTTACTGAGCGGTAGGGGTTCTGGGAGACAATCCCCAAGGCAGAAATAGGTGCTCCTCCTTGGTAGTCCCAGAGCACTTTCTTCAGATGCCAATCCCAGGAAACATTATGTTGTTACTGTTCCCTGGACAACTGTCTCCTTCTTTGGACTTTAGCCTTTTCAAACACAGGAACCACATCTTATCCACGTTTACATCCTAAACAACTCACACACAGCCTGCACCTAGTTGCTCCAAAACACCTATTCAGCAAATATACAGATAAGAAAAACAGCAAGAAGAGCTAATGTTCCCATCACATGTGAAGCCCCATCG
This Equus asinus isolate D_3611 breed Donkey chromosome 19, EquAss-T2T_v2, whole genome shotgun sequence DNA region includes the following protein-coding sequences:
- the RETREG2 gene encoding reticulophagy regulator 2 isoform X1, which produces MASGGGGGNSGAAGGPGLGLGLGLGLSLGMSEATGEAEEEAATAEAVGRLATALWLRLRGWEAVLAAAQRLLVWEKPLHSLVTAAALNGLFWLLSSSCLRPIFLLSISLLAYFLLDLWQPRFLPDVSASTPEEPHSDSEGAGSGARPHLLSVPELCRYLAESWLTFQIHLQELLQYKRQNPAQFCARVCSACAVLAVLGHYVPGIMISYIVLLSILLWPLVVYHELIQRMYTRLEPLLMQLDYSMKAEADALHHKHDKKKRQGKNAPPGGDEPLAETESESEAELAGFSPVVDVKKTALALAITDSELSDEEASILESGGFSVSRATTPQLTDVSEDLDQQSLPSEPEEALSRELGEGEETELAPPEDLLGSPQAISRQDLDSEEEEEDVAAKETLLRLSSPLHFVNTHFNGAGSPTDGVKLSPGGPVETLSPEAAGGDLTPPPSTLSPLLRLAESDPVPSPSVLPPLPQDSPQPLPAPEEEEALTTEDFELLDQGELEQLNAELGLGPETSPEPPDAPPPPPLGPDTLSLVQSDQEAQAVAEP
- the RETREG2 gene encoding reticulophagy regulator 2 isoform X2, with product MISYIVLLSILLWPLVVYHELIQRMYTRLEPLLMQLDYSMKAEADALHHKHDKKKRQGKNAPPGGDEPLAETESESEAELAGFSPVVDVKKTALALAITDSELSDEEASILESGGFSVSRATTPQLTDVSEDLDQQSLPSEPEEALSRELGEGEETELAPPEDLLGSPQAISRQDLDSEEEEEDVAAKETLLRLSSPLHFVNTHFNGAGSPTDGVKLSPGGPVETLSPEAAGGDLTPPPSTLSPLLRLAESDPVPSPSVLPPLPQDSPQPLPAPEEEEALTTEDFELLDQGELEQLNAELGLGPETSPEPPDAPPPPPLGPDTLSLVQSDQEAQAVAEP